Below is a window of Carassius gibelio isolate Cgi1373 ecotype wild population from Czech Republic chromosome B23, carGib1.2-hapl.c, whole genome shotgun sequence DNA.
TgccattaatataatttaatatattggtATTAGTTCAGTGTTTATAATGCTAACACTTATAAagtttttgtgaaaaaaagtaaagactttaaaataaaatctgtaaaataaactgTTAAAGGGATTTAATGATCACTAGTGATGGTACCTTATTGTTGTCATCGTTCAGGCtgtatttcagtttaatgtactttttgttttttaaacaaagctGCTGATATTTACCATAGCAACAGCTAGAATCTAGTGGAGTGCCATGTTACTTTCACTCCAGAATGGCAGAAGTGTAGGGTTGCTGCTGGGCTTTCACTTCTTGTCAGTATTGGTAAAACAGAGCCGTTGAGAAAGCTTTACTTCCGCAATTCTCAGTTCCTATGGAAGCCTATGTGAGTGTCTCAACTCTGTTTCTCAATGGCTGTGCCGTTAAAGACAAAGTTATGACAAAGTAGTATTTCCCAAAGCTTGCCTACGATTCTGCTCAAAAGAATCtactttttcttcacaaaaacaTTACATACTTTAAGGGCATAGTATAATATGCGAATTGGGACACAGTATGACTTAACTGTTGTGGTGCGGCACGACACCCAACTGTCACATCCCACatgtgttagattttttttttttatttatttacattttagcatttaattttcctttaattaataaatatattttcatcaaCACCTCATGAACCCCCCGAAACTCCTCGCGAACCTGATTCAAGTGGGCAAAGACCACTTATTTTCTCACAAAACAGCTGTCTCTTCCATCCATCGCAATATCACAAATTTCAGTAATAATCAGTCTAAAGCCGTCtaccaatgtacattattttatatagacAATTGTTTGTCAAAATGAGTAATTCACGCATGATTCATTTAGAAAACACACTTTTTAGAGCTTGGAACCTTGAAAAGGTTGCTAAATCTGTTTCGCCAGTAATACTGTTATTACAGTTTCAACTGAGGGTGCTCTTGCTTTTGTTTCAGGCTGCTTGCTTTATCCCCCTCCCACTCCCCTACATAGGGGCTTCCTAAACCTAAAATGTTCAACAAACacttacaacagaaaaaaaaaaaaacatttataagcagaaatttgctctctctctctatctatatgtctctctctctctctctctctctctctctcacacacacacacacacacacacgtttttgtgaaaagtggggacatcccataggcataatggtttttatactgtacaaactgtatattctattgccctacacctaaacctaaccctcacaggaaactttgtgcatttttactttatcaaaaaaaaaaaaactcattctgtatgatttataatcgttttgaaaaatggggacatgggttatgtcctcctaagtcaccctctccttgtaatacctgtgtcatacccatgtcattatacagagttgtgtcctgatatttcacaaaaacaagaacacacacacacacacacacacatacacatagctTGACATACATCCAAAGGGCAGTTTTTCACTATATGTCTACAGTTCCTTGGGCTTCCTAAATCTCCACCCCCCTGTTTGTACTTCTGAATATATACTGAACGCACATTCTGAATTCCAACATATTTAGGGCcctacatacataaatacatactttTTTCAGCATAGAAATGCTGGCTAACAAAGTGGGCAAACAGCTGCGTCACCCCACGTATTCTTTAACTGGATGGTTGGTGACCAAGTTCTTTAAATGGCACAATCAGATTTTGGAGGAGAATGCTGTGAAACTGTGCAACATACAACCCAACGACACTGTGCTGGAGCTCGGTCACGGGCCAGGCTTCGGTCTGCAGGCGGCAGCGCAGCTCCTCACGGCTCCGGAGGGGAAACTGCTTGGTGTGGATTACTCTCAGTACATGCATGAGATGGCCAGTCAGCGCATGAAGGAGCAGATCTCCAGAGGAAAGGCTGTGCTGTATTGCAGTGATTTGGTGGCAATGCCGATCGAGGAAAACACGGTTGACAAGGTGTTTCACTGCAACTGTTATTACTTCTGGCCGGATCTGAAAGCAGGAGCGCGAGCGATTCACAGAGTGATGAAACCAGGTGAGATCTCGAGAACTTGAGCGATTCAACAAAATGTCCCAACCAACATTTATGATATTGTATTTAGGACGGGGAAACGTAAAATAAATTTTACTGTCAAATATGcatgtatctatttattttttggacaAATGAACATCATCCAGTGTTGTTGGCAGTG
It encodes the following:
- the zgc:194242 gene encoding uncharacterized methyltransferase YdaC isoform X5; its protein translation is MLANKVGKQLRHPTYSLTGWLVTKFFKWHNQILEENAVKLCNIQPNDTVLELGHGPGFGLQAAAQLLTAPEGKLLGVDYSQYMHEMASQRMKEQISRGKAVLYCSDLVAMPIEENTVDKVFHCNCYYFWPDLKAGARAIHRVMKPGGTMVTALRLDSVKKVASKNMFSGESWRPEVYMETLQSSGFTDVRMENKREKLITFQAIFATAVK
- the zgc:194242 gene encoding uncharacterized protein zgc:194242 isoform X2, producing MLANKVGKQLRHPTYSLTGWLVTKFFKWHNQILEENAVKLCNIQPNDTVLELGHGPGFGLQAAAQLLTAPEGKLLGVDYSQYMHEMASQRMKEQISRGKAVLYCSDLVAMPIEENTVDKVFHCNCYYFWPDLKAGARAIHRVMKPDHFRSIFSEVHHQCKFQGGTMVTALRLDSVKKVASKNMFSGESWRPEVYMETLQSSGFTDVRMENKREKLITFQAIFATAVK